The DNA region ATTGTGTCTGGCCCCTATGTGGAAATTGACACTTGATATCTATCACGGCATCGGATGACAGTCGCCTTTGATCTTCTGTAGCTTAAAACGTACAAACAGTGGGAGTGTTAGCCGGCTAATGGAATGAAACAATGAAACATACTGGAGGTGCTACGGTAATCAGCATTTGAAGGCACATAGAGCGAGAAAGAGAAAGTAGCTATGTAGTGCCTACCACTCATCTCTGCAATAAGAGGTTAAGAACGGATCGACACCCCCTTTCCATTCTTCCCTTCTTTTCTGTCTCCTCGCGTCCTCAGCCCCTCTTACATATGCACGCTTATGAATCGCTACCGGCACAAGATCAATGCACTTCTTTGCTTCTATGTGTTTCTCTGTTTGTCTGTAGTGTAAATAGCACACAGTTGCGGATGCACAACTGTCCGTGTGGGTTTGCATCTGTGTGCATCCATGTGCAATTGTGCgagcgtgtatgtatgtatgtatgtatgtatgtatgtatgtatgtatgtgtgtatgtatgtgtgtttttgtgtgtgtgtgtgtgtatgtgtgtgagagagtttATAAGTGTGTCAGTCGGTGTGTGAGTATCTTTGTatttctctgtgtgtttgtgtgtaagtgtgtctttctgtctgtattATTGTGCTGTCGCTCATGGGGGAAGGATGAACAGAAGATTGCGATGGGAGAGAAGTGTGAGACTGTAAGATAGGGGAggagtgggggaggggaggggaagggaggggaggggaggtagAATCAGTGACAGGTAGACATCTCTGCATTAATGTGATTGGAtaactgtatgtgtgtatgttgtgcATATATGCATCCATGCTTATGCGCGAGAACTGCTTGAATGGCTGTCAATTTGCAAAGGTCAATGTGGTGAAAGTTGCACGGGGATATGGCTGGCTTACCCGCAAGGGCCATTCGATTGAGAGGCATTCAAAGTCAGCCAGATATACAGATCACACAAATGCCCCTGTGCCGGGAATCATCTTCAAACAGGATGGGGGTGGTGATGAGTTTACACTTCACAAAGTTTAATTCCTTCCTGACAAACTAGCGACCAAGAactaaaaaaatcaaatactttaTGGAAATGGAAATACGAATCAGTATCCCATCTCCCACATACTATTTGCTCACAGCTATACGATGTATGATCACAACTTTCATCACACCTTGTACAACAGAAAATTGGGCATGTCAACGTCAGAAAAAAATACTCGGCAAGCATGGAGCTACAAGAGACTTCTCTCCCTCTGCCCGTAGCCGCCTCATTTCATTCTCACCTTGATGTGTAAAAAGTTTACAAAAGTGTCTCATAGCTGGCAAACACTGCCGAGTGACGAGATGATTTTATTTACAATAGGAAATGTGAAAGTGCTACGTTCCTGCAAttttgtgggggaggggagacaaGTTCTGAATTACTCTATTCCTGTGTATGACAGGCATCACTAGTGAAATGAATTGTCATGGAGAGATTGGTGAGACAAATGATGTAGTAATATTCTTTTCTTATTTGGTGTTTACCTTATACTTGAATCTCAATATACAttaaaatacagaaatttttaCAAGTATTCAGAACAATCTTCTATGACCATTGTATATTGGCAGGCTTTAGCCAGCATTTACAGTTTTGATTTGACAGTGTTATATAGTCGAGGAATGGTGGAAAAATCTCACACTGTAAAAGGATGTTTTAGTTAACAAGTGTCACTTCTTGGTACTAATTTACATTGCATAGGATGTGCAGGAGTTCAATAGTGGATGTGTCATGTCATGACCTGTTCATATGTAACAAGTGACATAATGGTTAATTGGAAAAGagtcttccattttttttttacacaaaaagtACGATTCTctattgatattttttctttaacacaTTGGAATATGTTTTTTCAAGTAGTCTAAGCAGCTTGACTGATTTCCTGGGCTTTCATCTCAGTTAGCACAGAAGCGTAGTATGCTTCTGTAACGCTCATAACCTATCCTATATGAATATCAACAATACAGTATATAATCTTTATGTTCTTCTTGCAAGTAATTCTTAGCGTCAAAAAAGACAGATCCTTATTGCTACATTAAACATCTGATAAAATTTGAAAGATGCTGAAAACTGGGCAATACTAGTCATTTCTCTGTCTTCCTCTTCCATGCTGGCATTGTGTTAATGTCCCACTCTCTTCTTGCTTCCCccttctctatctatctatctatctatctatctatctatctttctttcttcctcgaTCTTTCCCTCTCCTATCTCTCCTCCTCTGTCTCTCtatcgttctctctctctctctttctctcccttgtTCGATCTTGTTCCTTGTGTAAGCTGCCCAAATCGGCACTCAGGTAAAGTGTTGTTGTCCCATAGTATCCCCTTGAATTAGGCCAGTGGTTGTATTGGGTTTGAGGGGGATGCCTTCTCCGAGAAGGTGGGAGAAGATAGCGGAGAGGAACTGATGGATGCATGTCCCAGTTTTCCCTCAAAATTGTGTCTCAAGTCAAGAAACTATACCCCAAATCAGTCTGATTATTCTGTGTCTTTTCGGACGACCCGTGTGTCTCGCCGCAACGAGATATGCGTTTCTTCTCGTTATTCGCCTTGCTCCACGGGGCTAGTGGAGGATCAAAAAATGGGTTACAGTACAAAAATATGTAATGAAAGCTGGTAGGATACTATGAGAGTGGGCATCATACGTGCTCCCCATCTGCTCTGTGTGCTTGCATTATTCATAAGATCAGGGGGAGCTGCGCATTTTGTGAAAGTGATCCTGCAACCAAGCCCACGCCAGGTCAGGTGATACCCCCGTGCGCACCTCTGCCTCTGGAGTGCTAAGGCGTGGTGCAAGGCacaaggatgggggggggggggggaagggggagaatGTGTAATTTCTAGCTGGTATCATGCACCTCCACGCTAACCCCATACAGGGACATGCCATGCAAGCCCCATCTCTCTTTGCTCCCATATAAACGCTGCACTGTGGCAACCAGAATCCGCTTTTTCTTCGTCAGCATGTGTGCAACAAATGCCACCAGACTCTTGTGTTTGAGTTCCATTCTCGCCCCTTTCAGGGGCCGATGCCTCTGAAAGGTATAGACAGAGAAGGTGTTGCCACACATAAGAGAGAGCCCTCTCCCACCCTACAGGGGTGTCTGTGTGTGCCATTGTTCCAGTTTTGATTCTCATCTTTCGGTAATGCTCGACGTTGCCCGCGTTTCGCTCTAAATCGTCCCCGAAATAACATTTACGGAAGTAGAGCAGACAAGAGTCATGATCTGCAACTTAACCTAGATTCGCCGAGAGTTGTATTGATTTCAGCCGGATTGCAGCTCCGCGCGCCGCTGCTTCTCATTTTGCAGGAGGACTACCCAAAACATGAAGACATAAAATGCTTAACCTGCCGCGAGCAACGCATATTGGTGTCAAGTGCCAAGATGAATATTCAGTCACAGGCTACGATTGATTTGAAGTATTGGCAATTAGTGTGGAATGTTGCACGTAAAGTGTTCCAAAGTGTAACAAGTTGGATTAATCATGTATGGATCATTGctggagggggggagggggggtggtGGCAAGAAGATGCTAGTAGAAAGTGTTCCTAGTATGTGTCTTATTGTTTTGAAGAAATAGAGAAGTCTGCCTGAGCTGTTGCCAAACATTCCAAAACTTGCTCaagatcttttcttttcttggatCTTGAAGAAGTTACCTGGAAAGTCCTGTATGGAGTCTTCCGTTCGAGATCCAAATTTCAGGAGTCAGATGCCTCGAGAAATACAATGAATATCCATTAAATGTATCTCAAATCAATACAAGTCAGTGAGTTCTGTTGTTTCTCGGgtattaaaacaaaagcaagTTCTTTTTGAGGGTTTATGTGTACCACACACGTGAGCATGCTCATTCAAATGATTGTTGCCAAAAACTGCGTGGAGATGCTGTAACATCCTCACTGGGCAGACAAGACCAAAAGGGCAAATGATGATGACTTTGGACTGACCCTTCAGGGGCGTGAAGTATAACTCTTGTTAGATGAAGTGGCTAGTAATAGAAGGCAATGCTGAAGATGACCACTTGTATCCTGATGTAAAGGGCATTCCCGGTTACAAGCATTATGCATATCTCAGCGTAGTATTGAGGTTGAAGCTATTATGCtgcatgtctgtttgtttgtatttttcacacattttgtgttgTTCCATTCGTGCTAAATTGTTGTTCACTTTTGATGAAGAAACCAGCAGAATGTGTTGCATCATGGCAATTTCCCATACTGAGCTAGTCTGTCATTACTGAATCCTCACCCAATGCTGTGATCACCTAAAGATCACTTAAagattgataataatgaaagtaTGGTACGATACTTGTATTTACCTTGAGCTTCTCTGTTTGTTCTCCCCTCTCCAGCCTAATGGAAAGATTGATGAAATTCTGAAGAAGATGCAGGCTTTCCAGGACAAGACGCAAGCAATGATCGCAAACATGAATTTCCCTCCGCCGGGCAATGGTGCCAACCCCTTCAGGGGAATGGACATGCACCCAGGCTCGATGTTCAACCACAACCCCAATGCCATGATGCCCCACCCCGGTATGCTGCACAATCCCCACATGTTAAAAATGGATCACCCCGACAAAGGGAGCAGGGACGAGATCCACAGATACACAATGGACAAATCCAGCAAGGTGTGTCTCAAGGAGGAACCCCTGGACCCCTCTCTCACGCACACGTCCACGTCGTGCCAGGTGGACAACCAGAGGATATCAGAGAAGATCAAGCAGGAGCCTGATTCGGAGAAAGAGGGACTGACGGTCCTGCCGTCTAAACCTTCTATGCAGCAGATGATTATCTACAACATGACCCTGATGGGGGTAGTCATCAGGCAAACGGTCGCATTCACCAAGGCCATCCCCGCCTTCCGGCGTCTGCCCTACGACGAGCAGGCTGTACTCATCAAGAATGCCATCCTGGAGGTCCTCATGCTGCGGTGCGCGGAGAACTATGTCCCCGAGCGGAACGTGATCATTGACGATATCACGGGGAGCGAGTGGTCGTTTGATTCCATGATGTCGTCGGGATTCTTAACGGCGACTGAGCCAACCCTGAAGTTCATCCAGGCAGTCAACGGTATGATGCTGACCAAGCAGGAGTATGCACTACTACAAGCAATCACGATTATCTCGCCAGGTAAGGATTAATCCCCAATCCCAAAACCTTTCTTGTCGCTTAGAGTCACTGTAGCGCTCTGTGGCTCTAGAAGGAATTGCAAAGAGCTGTCTCAAATCTCATTTCCCTATCTGTATGTAAAGGTCAAGACATATGTGAGCGTAAGGCACAGGTTGCTCCATAGTTGTTTGATCAAAGTATCTTCCAGCACTTTCTAGCGGCATGATAGAGAATGAAGACGGTCTTGGTGATGTCCAAAATGGCTCCCCTTCATTCCTCCCAATCAATTGCCTCTAGTAATCATTCTGCTATACTTTTATCAAAAGTACACATAATATGTTATGCAAAGTGATGCAGTGCAATTCATTGAGAAGTATAGGAGAACAGGGCACAGGAGAACAGGGCACAGGAACAATAAAATTCCTTGAAGATATGTGTTAGGCTCATGCTTTCAGGTTGTTAGCCTGCATATACAACACTTCCTGCTATCCTAGTATTTCATTCTGCTGTTTAACCTGCTTGTGTTTGTGATTCTGCAGATCGGCCAGAGATCACCAGCAGGGAAGACGTGGACCAAATCCAGAGGCCTATGGTGGAGACACTGCAGACGCTGACCAAAATCAACCACCCAGAGGACAAGGTCTTCTTCGCCAAGCTCATCATGAAGCTGACCGACGTGCGGGACCTCGTCACGCACCACGTGGACGACCTCATGTCGATGAAGCTTCCCGACTCGCAGTTTGAGAACCTCTTCCCCCTCATCTCGGAGATCTTCAACGTTTAACGTTTGCCCCCCGACCCCAACCCCAGGGATTCTCCCTTGGATTGAACACTGGACATGACGGAAAGCTCACTGAGAGACAGATATTGAGACTGCTTTCACACACATTGACCTTCGAGACGTCAAAGCCCTTTATTACCTAAGCGATTTGGCCAAAGACAAGGACACGATGAGGCTTGTGCCCAGGTAGCTTGCAGCACTACATCAGGTTTAAGAAGGGTTTGAAACAAAGATGCTacatcatttgtttgtttgtttgggttttgttGATTGTGATGCAGAATCCTTAAAGGTCTTTTtaagaaacaaaagaagaaatgaaaacatttggCCAAAGATGCATCCATTTCACCTCATGGTCATGCTCACGTCGCTGATTCCATGAGGAAAAATTCTGCGGCcagtgtttgatttttttttttaagcgacTGTTTTCCTGAAGGACAAAAGCCTCCTGCATAGTTTTGAATAATGTTcaagccttttttttcttttttagtagtGTTAGGTGATGTAGAAATCCAGGAAGCCATCCCTGTTACATGTGTTTTCCAGAAGGACAGATGCGTCGCATCCTGTTCCCGTGGCAACAGAAACACACCATGTGCATGTGCCAGACTATCCTGGGAAAGGATGCTATAATTTTGAGGAGCAATAATGttatttccccattttttctctctttaatgATGTGTCTTGAAAGCTGCAGAGAGAAAGAGTAGAATTtaaatttaaaggaaaaaaaacaaccttttGTGTGTTTCTGTTGATAAATCTTTTGATGTAACAGACATTAATGtaccatctttttgttattcattACCATTCCATATTGAAAAACAGGACTATGTCGATGACGGAAAAAGTCCTGTCGTTCCTTCCTCGTTCATTTTTGTAGGTTGGGTTTCATAGACTATGCAGTATGCCTGTTTTCAAGCCTGTCTCGGCTGCCCCACGCAATGCAATGACGGCTGACACCAACCTGTGCAGTCAGATTTCAAGGAATCACACAAACTGTGAATTCTGATTGAATGAGCAGCTAAAGATCTTCCACAGcacataatgaaaatgataagatAATCACAAAAAAGTAAACTTagcttcctttcttttttattcatgtgaatatgcaaattcTAATGACTGTTCTGTCACAGTTTAATGATCAAATAGAATTGGAAATTGTCACATCAGCTGCACGTCTTATTGCACTCCCGGTGAAATCTGGCCCGCATCGTCATTCAGTGCGCCCTCCACATGTGCGAGGATCAATGAAGACAGAGAGCGTATTTCAGGGAGCTGTTTCAGTCAGAGCACTGTGTGGCCACAGGATTGTCAGAACCTAAAACCCTTTTTTGCAGGCCATCAGGCCAGATCACACAATCATTTAACTCCCTTTAAACACAATATGGGATCTTGCCATGCATGTAAGAAACAGGTGGGAGTAACCTGGACGCTGATGTTAACTTGTGTGTGCCAGAGTGTCATGTTTCCTAGTCCTCCAGCCTACGGAATTTTAAGATACCAGGGgtcagtttcatgaaagtcttgtGAGAGACATTTCGCTCATAGGACACACTTAtaagagacttcatgaaatggatttcacttttctttgaAAGTCTCTCATAGGTGCATATGAGCGCttttggccattctgagatttatgtaaaaACTTTAATGTTATGACTTTATGACACCTCTGGTGTTTACCCACTGTAATAGTCTTTGTTAGTGTAGAAATAGATATATGGTGCCATGTACTTTACTTTATGTATGGACAGGAAGATTATAAGATAAGGTGAGACCAGAAAGTCTTATCAACATTTTGTGGCATAAAAGCCTTGTTGGTTCCTCAGCTGTcagtatttcttctttttttttttctgatattttctCACGAATGAGGCTGAATGGGTAACGCTCATCACAGCCCATTTGTTTCAAGCGCAGCTTTGCATTTCAATAAGGCACACGGTAACTTTGAGGAGATTGCCTGCTTGTTCCCTCGCAATGGAACCTTGGTTGCCAAATTTTTAGTAATACattagagaaagaaaaacaaaagtactTCTAACAAGTATTATCCAAAAAGTGGTTTATCTTTGTGTGGAAAGAGGCTGTGAATCTCTAAGCGACGTTTTTCATTTGTGATGTTCAGCCGATGTCGTCAATATGTCACCCTTTTCACCCACTAGAGGCGTAAGTGTCTTGCCATGGTAATTCTAGCGATAGAAGATTTCTCCTCTATGAGAATTTCCCTCTTTCTGTTTCGacagttttgtattttttttctattttttttttccgcgagctaaaacagtcaatcacaaaaatcattaacCAGTCTAATGGACAATTTAAGTTGGGATTAAATTTCTGATTGCTGAATTACTGTGAGTGTGTAATTTCTGTTTTGATTAAGAGGAGGAGAAAGGATCGCATTTTTACACGGTTACACATCTTGTCTCAACCATCAAACTGCCTTTTAATTCAAAAGCTGACAGGCAAACGGTGAATGAAAGAACAGGTGAGAATTCCAGCAGTCATGCATAAAACGAGAATGTAGAAAGTATTAGCTGAGTGTAGTTCTGAAGTTACTGCTGctaaaaacaaactagaaacaGTATTAGCTCTCTTCGGCTTCATGCAGATATGTGGTAAACATGAGTATTGCTCACGACagatgaatttttcatattttcctgctttctgtgtgtgcgtatttatgtgtgtgtgtgtgtgtgtgtgtttctctttctttgtgtttcctCTCTATGTATCATTTTCCATTTGCCCGTCTGTCTGTCAGTGTCTGTGTGTCCCTGTGTCTGTAGGTCTCtgtctccttctcttcctttaCCTACCATGTTTGCAAGCAcaaatatgatattgatgagGGTCAGGGTCATGGCACATAGTtctacttttcttcttcttcttcttcttcttttttttttgtagaaatgtATCATCacagattgttgttgtttttttcttgtatatGTTTAATGAGTCTTGTCACGAATTTtgccaaaatatgaaaataatcagGTAAAAATTAACTCTTATCGTATGTATTTAAGTAAGTCATGAGGGTTTCTGATTGGTGTATTACCTTCTGTGGAAAATGGTTTTGTGGGTCTCTTCTCAATCTTTCAGCTGGTGGAGCATCAATTCTGGCAGTTGGGTTAAAATTCTTTGAGCGgactgcctttttttttcaattatagGATTCAAAACAAGGTATCAGTATTTTTTCATGTGGCTTGTGTCATATGAATGGAATAGTGAATATGAGGATATCACAGGAACGAAGTATTATAGTTTCTACACAAAAGTATTACCGCAAAACGTTCCTTCTTGTTTCCTTGGAGTGGTATCTGTGATGTAAAATGTTCAGGTGGATCGACGAGGACTTCGTCAACCCAAGAGAAAGATTTTTCTAGCTGCATCATGTGTAAATAAGTTTGTTTGAATCCTCCCATTATATTGGacaatgttttcttcttttttttaatgttgtaaaGTCCAATGGCTGTAAATGGACTCTTGAAGCTACATGCATTATGCAAAGTGTCTTtcaccacattttttttctttttgtctataACTTCAATCACTTactttttgtaaaatcattgcttcaattacattttgtatgtgaAAGCACAGAAATCAGGTGGGGTCATTGGGAATTCTGattcctctttttccttttagAGATTATGTGATTAATCTATTCTGGTCACTTTGATTCACTTTTCCTctgtaacttgaatttttggtCTCATTCTGTGTTTTTCTTGTTTCCTTTTGTGGGGcattttttttggtttgtttgtttgtttgtttgtttgggattttttttttcatgatattgCAGAGATTACGGAATAATGCAGTGCCAAAATGTGAGAGTGTCAATTTGGAGGCGGGGAGCAGTTTTAGCCAATGGTGCAACTCATTTCCTAGCCAATGTGTCTATTAGTGATCTCCAGTCTGAGCAATGAGGGTCACCTTAGCGTGCAAGAATCAAAAGATCACCAAGGGCCTGTTCTTGATGAATGTATGCttaatttccttcttttctgtTGTGAGAAAGAAATGTCGCCAAAATTCatgcattgcttttttttttttttggggggggggattattaCTCTTCATCTACATTACTTCTATCATTTGACATGCACAACAAATGCATCCACTGCCACGGAATGTTAACAGTATGGTTGCTACTTCAGGGATTTAGTGGGGCCCAAGTCCTTCAAACGAAACCCGGGTCTCAAGGAGTTTCGGTACACAACAATCTGTCTTCGTCTGTAGTGTTTTCCATGAGGGAACGTCCCTTCGGGCTGGTCAGTACCTGATGAAATTGAGACCAATTTTGTGCCAAAGctttcctctcccccccccccccccccccctcgtacGTACTCCTACCAGGGTGTGGTCGGATGCAGGACATTCACACAGGTTCTTGCTTTAAGAGGGGAATGGGTGAGGAAGCCAGGGAGGGGTGATCTCTTGCACCCCCCTGAAGTAACATGGGTATTTCGGTTCCTCTACTTTTTCTTCAAGGCTTCTTCAAAAGCATTCTTCATGGACGTATTTTATATAGAAGGCATAGAGAACACAGAAGGATGTGCTAGCTGTTGAATCTGTTTATAGCTCACTGGTATAATTGTAAATAATGGCTTGGTTATTGATATTGTACATCACTAGATTCACATTTTTAAAGAAGAATGATAGACTGCTCTTGTTTTATGTATTGATTTTAAACAAAGAATTGTGATTACAGAAGTGAAAGAGGTAATCAAAGTTTTATGTTGTGTCAAGTTGACTTGTGTAATAATGGTGTCACGTTagttcatttttcttcttttttttttcttccttttatcgTATGTGACGTGAGGAAAAGTGCCAAAAATATTACGTCAGATGTAAATAGGATTTTGAGAATTTAACAAGAGGTCAAAATGACCCGATGCAACTGTTGAAATCAGTATAAGAAACACATTATGATGTGTAAAATATGTCTGTACATTACCTCTTTATTACAGTTGTATGAATCTCCTTTACTTGCTTTAGTTATGATGGCATCAGTTCATGTGTTCATAGATGCGTGTTGAGTGTAGACTACCACAAGAGTATTTTGGAGTGggttttgtatcttttttttttctaaattcttagaaaagaaaagtttgaaaatcatgaaaaatatgcatTGGGCTGCTCCTTTTGTTTTATGTCGTGACTGCAAGACTCAACTGCTGAATGGTGGATAATTTCAGTAAAATGGCCTCTTCTTTCAAGTTTCATATttaaataaatgatttttttgttttttcattttgaagtcttgtagaggtcacagagaaatgtttaCATACATGTTCTGAGAAAGTTTTCGTCTGTTTAAGGCAAGGTGTAAATGCCAAAGTGTGAGAAAATTATTTGGGTATTTCCATGTGAATGCATGAGAAAAATGTCTCAACTGTTTTTTCATGTATGGATGAAATTGTGCAGGAAAactttcattataatgtatctcTATATGAGGCTGTTGTATTAATGAATTGAAGAGCTTAAGAGCATGCACATGAAATAACATTATCAGCTGAcaagacaatttttttccttccttAAATAGCTTCTTGCTTTGTCATTTatcaatttgatttcatttttgtgtgtactGTGCCTCTGTCAGTGCCAACGTTAGCagcaagaattttttttaatgcacgcAGTTTGTTTTTCCATTTGCCAATAAATCaccatttattttgtttgtatttatacattttttttccacatggGTCGTATGAATGACATGTAAAGTGACGTGTCTGCACACTATCTAGAATGAATGATCAGGAATTATTAATTTGTCCTCCTTACTTTCGTCATCTGGCATTAGGAAAGCTAAATCACAGGCTGTCTAAAGATTATCATGATAATAGTATTAATGATTCCATTGTGAAACCTATTCCGGAGCATTTTTTTTCGGAATGCATATCTGATTTTCTCAAATGTGAGGTTTGAGGCGTTGATGTGTTGATGCTcaattacaggaaaaaaaatggaattaaaAATGATCAATGCGAGAATCGTCATCACCATATGTGCTGTATTACACCTACTGATAGTCATACAGACATCATGTCTTGTAGTGATAGAATAaaactttgtaatattttgtgaagtAGTGTGTTTGGATTCCCCCCACCCTTCCCAATCGGAGACATGTGGTATTGAAGTGTGGAAA from Diadema setosum chromosome 1, eeDiaSeto1, whole genome shotgun sequence includes:
- the LOC140227885 gene encoding vitamin D3 receptor-like, with the translated sequence MSVDYSKQKCLVCGDKASGLHYTVVSCESCKSFFGRKIKSKAKFTCEASGNCVMDLYTRRHCPACRLQKCLDVGMKPERVWDEKRLETRKPLERKNKKKQKDPLQVSPQVAPPQPSASVTTSSTLSTPSCSIIQPLVPKLNKEQEELIAALERAKTDSSDANCNSKPNGKIDEILKKMQAFQDKTQAMIANMNFPPPGNGANPFRGMDMHPGSMFNHNPNAMMPHPGMLHNPHMLKMDHPDKGSRDEIHRYTMDKSSKVCLKEEPLDPSLTHTSTSCQVDNQRISEKIKQEPDSEKEGLTVLPSKPSMQQMIIYNMTLMGVVIRQTVAFTKAIPAFRRLPYDEQAVLIKNAILEVLMLRCAENYVPERNVIIDDITGSEWSFDSMMSSGFLTATEPTLKFIQAVNGMMLTKQEYALLQAITIISPDRPEITSREDVDQIQRPMVETLQTLTKINHPEDKVFFAKLIMKLTDVRDLVTHHVDDLMSMKLPDSQFENLFPLISEIFNV